In Bacteroidales bacterium, the following are encoded in one genomic region:
- a CDS encoding TIGR01212 family radical SAM protein (This family includes YhcC from E. coli K-12, an uncharacterized radical SAM protein.) encodes MYLWGHQRRFNSYSEYFKRHYGERIQKLTIDAGFTCPNRDGKISRGGCAYCNNDAFNPSYCTPQKSVSRQLSEGIEFHKVRYRKAYQYLAYFQAYSNTYAPLEHLQTLYEEALSVPGVIGIVIGTRPDCVDETILDYLSGLNNRYHVIMEYGIESCYNRTLERINRGHTYEQSIQAIEETAKRNIRVGGHLIFGLPGESRQEMLDEAHLINQLPINSIKLHQLQIPVNTLFAKQYAAQPEKFQLFGCDEYIDFTIKFLERLRPDIVVERFANEMPPRFMTGPGWGKIRNVELWRMLEKRMEELDTWQGRLYPYPIV; translated from the coding sequence TTGTATCTCTGGGGACATCAGCGACGATTCAATTCTTATTCAGAATATTTCAAGAGACATTATGGTGAAAGAATACAAAAATTAACCATCGATGCCGGCTTTACCTGCCCTAACCGTGATGGAAAGATCAGCCGGGGAGGATGCGCCTATTGTAACAATGATGCTTTTAATCCGTCGTACTGTACACCACAAAAAAGTGTCAGCCGGCAATTATCGGAAGGAATTGAATTTCATAAAGTGCGCTACCGAAAGGCATACCAATACCTGGCTTATTTTCAGGCCTACTCCAATACATATGCTCCGTTAGAGCATTTACAGACCTTATACGAAGAGGCTTTATCCGTACCTGGAGTTATAGGCATTGTTATTGGAACACGGCCTGATTGTGTGGATGAAACGATCCTCGATTATTTATCCGGATTAAACAACCGGTATCATGTCATTATGGAATATGGCATTGAAAGTTGCTATAACCGGACCTTAGAACGTATCAATCGAGGCCATACTTATGAACAAAGCATACAGGCCATCGAAGAAACCGCTAAGCGGAATATCCGGGTAGGCGGCCACTTAATTTTCGGGCTTCCAGGAGAATCGAGGCAGGAAATGCTGGATGAAGCACATTTAATCAACCAGCTGCCTATCAACAGCATTAAACTGCATCAGCTACAGATACCGGTCAATACGTTATTTGCAAAGCAATATGCCGCGCAACCTGAAAAATTCCAATTGTTCGGATGCGATGAATATATTGATTTTACAATCAAGTTCCTGGAGCGACTACGTCCTGATATTGTTGTTGAGCGTTTTGCCAATGAAATGCCGCCACGATTTATGACTGGCCCCGGATGGGGGAAGATCAGAAATGTCGAACTCTGGCGTATGCTGGAAAAACGCATGGAAGA